In Prosthecodimorpha staleyi, the following are encoded in one genomic region:
- a CDS encoding ABC transporter permease, whose product MTGSTPDWLIRLRQNAGLASAIALFAAFYLVYNMAHPKGFSPQVFVQNADEAFALVMVAMAQTLPVLLGGLDLSVGAVMTMVNCLASHLVVGSPIQIFLGMTACIAAGAAFGFMNGCIVVYGRIQPIITTLATGAIAIGIALFLRPKPGGKVDEDLSWALTNGLGDFAETYHLFDDGKAAWFQPIAGIPVAFVLLVLVVLIVWVPFRRTVIGRTVYAVGSAEGAAFMSGLPVNQAKLAAFTLAGVFAAIGGLFLAIQTSSGNADIPQAGAYTLNSIAAVVLGGTSLLGGSGSAIGSLFGALILRVISFNFRIFDIPPLMQSLVEGLILLAAVSLGGLRVLRIKNRLELFR is encoded by the coding sequence ATGACCGGATCGACCCCGGACTGGCTGATCCGCCTCAGGCAGAATGCCGGGCTGGCCAGCGCCATCGCCCTCTTCGCCGCCTTCTACCTCGTCTACAACATGGCCCATCCGAAGGGCTTCTCACCGCAGGTCTTCGTCCAGAACGCCGACGAGGCCTTCGCGCTGGTGATGGTCGCCATGGCGCAGACCCTGCCGGTGCTGCTCGGCGGCCTCGACCTCTCGGTCGGCGCGGTGATGACCATGGTCAACTGCCTCGCCAGCCATCTGGTCGTCGGCTCGCCGATCCAGATCTTCCTCGGCATGACCGCCTGCATCGCCGCCGGCGCCGCCTTCGGCTTCATGAACGGCTGCATCGTGGTCTATGGCCGCATCCAGCCGATCATCACCACGCTCGCCACAGGCGCGATCGCGATCGGCATCGCGCTGTTTCTGCGGCCGAAGCCGGGCGGCAAGGTCGACGAGGACCTGTCCTGGGCGCTGACCAACGGGCTCGGCGATTTCGCCGAGACCTACCATCTGTTCGACGACGGCAAGGCGGCCTGGTTCCAGCCGATCGCCGGCATTCCGGTGGCTTTCGTGCTCCTGGTCCTGGTCGTGCTGATCGTCTGGGTGCCGTTCCGGCGCACCGTGATCGGGCGCACGGTCTATGCGGTCGGCTCGGCGGAGGGCGCGGCCTTCATGTCCGGCCTGCCGGTCAACCAGGCCAAGCTCGCCGCCTTCACGCTGGCCGGCGTCTTCGCCGCGATCGGCGGCCTGTTCCTGGCGATCCAGACCTCCTCGGGCAATGCCGACATTCCGCAGGCCGGTGCCTATACGCTGAACTCGATCGCCGCCGTCGTGCTCGGCGGCACCTCGCTGCTCGGCGGGTCGGGCTCGGCGATCGGCTCGCTGTTCGGGGCGCTGATCCTGCGCGTCATCTCCTTCAATTTCCGCATCTTCGACATCCCGCCGCTGATGCAGTCGCTGGTCGAGGGCCTGATCCTCCTGGCGGCGGTCAGCCTCGGCGGCCTGCGCGTGCTGCGGATCAAGAACCGGCTGGAGCTGTTCCGATGA
- a CDS encoding hydantoinase/oxoprolinase family protein — MGLRFAVDTGGTFTDLMVASEDGRLAMFKASTTPTDPVAGLIDSLALAAAAAGETLASYLARGDVLVHGTTHAINAIVTGNTARTAFLTTEGHPDTLVFREGGRIEPFNFTVPYPEPYVPRALTFEVPERIMADGRVRTPLDEAAVVAILERVRAAGAEAVAVCLLWSVVNPAHETAVGALIERHLPGIPYTLSHRINPSIREYRRASSTAIDASLKPVMGAYMRGLESRLRDAGFKGRVLVVTSQGGVMDAASVAEAPVHLINSGPSMAPVAAKAYAGGTAEETLIVGDSGGTTFDVSLVRRGRIPRSREIWLGQPFRSAMTGMPSVDVKSIGAGGGSIAWVDAGGLLHVGPISAGARPGPACYGRGGTRPTLTDAAVTLGFIDAGFFLGGKMALDEPAAADAIRRDVADPLGLSVDAAAEAIVALATEHMVQAIMDITVNQGIDPAEATFVAGGGAAGLNCVAIARRLGCRRVVVTEAGAALSASGALISDLTAHQQAMFHTLSGRFDRDGVNRTLADLEAACDAFAAGPGAGASAVEIHWSSEARYADQAWEIEVPLARPRFETEADLDALVADFHRLHQDIFAVSDPGAEIEAVGWNAEVRCRIGTGQPGRLAATDRPARLPARAVRFLGTEARVEAEVWRLESIPPDAVIAGPAIIESDFTSIVLDPGAHAHRDGSGNLVIAL; from the coding sequence ATGGGCTTGCGCTTCGCCGTCGATACCGGCGGCACCTTCACCGACCTCATGGTGGCGAGCGAGGACGGACGCCTCGCCATGTTCAAGGCCTCGACCACGCCGACCGACCCGGTCGCCGGCCTGATCGACAGCCTGGCCCTGGCGGCGGCGGCGGCCGGCGAGACGCTCGCCAGCTATCTGGCGCGCGGCGACGTACTGGTCCACGGCACCACCCACGCCATCAACGCCATCGTCACCGGCAACACGGCGCGCACCGCCTTCCTGACCACCGAGGGCCACCCCGACACGCTGGTCTTCCGCGAGGGCGGCCGGATCGAGCCGTTCAACTTCACCGTCCCCTACCCCGAACCCTATGTGCCGCGCGCGCTGACCTTCGAGGTGCCCGAGCGGATCATGGCCGACGGCCGCGTGCGCACGCCGCTCGACGAGGCCGCGGTCGTCGCCATCCTGGAGCGGGTCCGGGCGGCCGGGGCCGAGGCGGTCGCGGTCTGCCTGCTCTGGTCGGTGGTCAATCCGGCCCACGAGACGGCGGTCGGCGCGCTGATCGAGCGCCACCTGCCCGGCATCCCCTATACCCTGTCGCACCGCATCAACCCGTCGATCCGCGAATATCGCCGCGCCTCCTCCACCGCCATCGACGCCTCGCTGAAGCCGGTCATGGGCGCCTATATGCGCGGGCTGGAGAGCCGGCTGCGCGATGCCGGCTTCAAGGGCCGCGTTCTGGTCGTCACCTCGCAGGGCGGCGTGATGGATGCGGCGAGCGTCGCCGAGGCGCCGGTACACCTGATCAATTCCGGTCCCAGCATGGCGCCGGTCGCCGCCAAGGCCTATGCGGGCGGGACGGCCGAGGAAACGCTGATCGTCGGCGACAGCGGCGGCACCACCTTCGACGTGTCGCTGGTGCGGCGCGGCCGCATCCCGCGCAGCCGGGAGATCTGGCTCGGCCAGCCGTTCCGCAGCGCCATGACCGGCATGCCCTCGGTCGACGTGAAGAGCATCGGCGCCGGCGGCGGCTCGATCGCCTGGGTCGATGCCGGCGGCCTGCTGCATGTCGGCCCGATCAGCGCCGGCGCGCGGCCCGGCCCGGCCTGCTACGGCCGCGGCGGCACGCGGCCGACGCTGACCGATGCGGCCGTAACGCTCGGCTTCATCGATGCCGGCTTCTTCCTCGGCGGCAAGATGGCGCTCGACGAGCCCGCCGCAGCCGACGCGATCCGGCGCGACGTGGCCGATCCGCTCGGGCTCTCGGTCGACGCGGCCGCGGAGGCGATCGTGGCGCTGGCGACCGAGCACATGGTCCAGGCGATCATGGACATCACCGTCAACCAGGGCATCGACCCGGCCGAGGCGACCTTCGTCGCCGGCGGCGGCGCGGCCGGCCTGAACTGCGTCGCGATCGCCCGGCGGCTCGGCTGCCGGCGGGTGGTGGTGACGGAAGCCGGCGCGGCCCTGTCGGCCTCCGGCGCGCTGATCTCGGACCTGACCGCGCACCAGCAGGCGATGTTCCACACGCTGAGCGGCCGCTTCGACCGCGATGGCGTCAACCGCACGCTGGCTGACCTCGAGGCCGCCTGCGACGCCTTCGCGGCCGGCCCCGGCGCGGGCGCCAGCGCGGTCGAAATCCACTGGTCGTCGGAAGCCCGCTATGCCGACCAGGCCTGGGAGATCGAGGTGCCGCTCGCCCGGCCACGCTTCGAGACCGAGGCCGATCTCGACGCCCTGGTGGCGGATTTCCACCGCCTGCACCAGGACATCTTCGCCGTCAGCGACCCCGGCGCCGAGATCGAGGCGGTCGGCTGGAACGCCGAGGTGCGCTGCCGGATCGGCACCGGCCAGCCCGGCCGGCTCGCCGCGACCGACCGCCCGGCCCGCCTGCCCGCGCGCGCGGTCCGCTTCCTCGGCACCGAGGCCCGCGTCGAGGCGGAGGTCTGGCGGCTGGAATCGATTCCGCCGGATGCCGTCATCGCCGGCCCGGCGATCATCGAATCCGATTTCACCTCGATCGTGTTGGATCCCGGCGCCCACGCCCATCGCGACGGGTCCGGCAATCTCGTCATCGCGCTTTGA
- a CDS encoding sugar ABC transporter ATP-binding protein gives MTDRNAQPLLSLSKISKRYGGVRALEDVDFSCSSGSIHAILGENGAGKSTLIKIMSGVVQPDTGSMTLTGTPRRFLSPAEANAAGVVCVFQELSLMPDLSVADNISIVGPPTRFGLIDAKAQRRRAEELLASIGCEDVNPLLNVRDLPLSRRQMVEIAKALGKKPQLLILDEATSALTNSDVATIYEVLKRLRREGLSILYISHRMHEIEELADRASVFRNGRHIETFPMGRYGHGEIVELMIGREISAQYPPKVKRERPAPLFSVKNLTWENRLRAVDLSIGKGEIVGLGGLDGQGQKELLLALFGVLKGVTGEVTLDGKPALPGSPAQAKAPSRRIALIPEDRKTEGLMLPMSIAENLCSASLDALSTGPFIDRTKEEIAITDAIKRLQIKIGHPGDAVATLSGGNQQKVVIAKWLMTNPRVILLNDPTRGIDVGTKQEIYALLRQLADKGAAILFYSTDYDELIGCCDRVAVMYDGAIKVELEGDGITEQALIASALNIDAGAAARSGHGVHG, from the coding sequence ATGACCGACCGGAACGCCCAGCCGCTCCTGTCCCTGTCCAAGATCTCCAAACGCTATGGCGGCGTGCGGGCGCTCGAGGACGTCGACTTCTCCTGCTCGTCCGGCTCGATCCACGCCATTCTGGGCGAGAACGGCGCCGGCAAGTCCACCCTGATCAAGATCATGTCGGGCGTCGTGCAGCCCGACACCGGCAGCATGACGCTGACCGGCACGCCGCGGCGCTTCCTCAGCCCCGCCGAGGCCAATGCGGCCGGTGTGGTCTGCGTGTTCCAGGAACTGTCGCTGATGCCCGACCTCTCGGTCGCGGACAACATCTCGATCGTCGGACCGCCGACCCGTTTCGGGTTGATCGACGCCAAGGCGCAGCGCCGGCGCGCCGAGGAACTGCTCGCCTCGATCGGCTGCGAGGACGTGAACCCGCTGCTCAACGTGCGCGACCTGCCGCTGTCGCGCCGGCAGATGGTCGAGATCGCCAAGGCGCTCGGCAAGAAGCCGCAACTGCTGATCCTCGACGAGGCCACCTCGGCGCTGACCAATTCCGACGTCGCCACCATCTACGAGGTGCTGAAGCGGCTGCGGCGCGAGGGCCTGTCGATCCTCTACATCTCGCACCGCATGCACGAGATCGAGGAACTGGCCGACCGCGCCTCCGTGTTCCGCAACGGGCGCCATATCGAGACCTTCCCGATGGGCCGCTACGGCCATGGCGAGATCGTCGAGCTGATGATCGGCCGCGAGATCAGCGCGCAATATCCGCCCAAGGTGAAGCGCGAGCGGCCCGCGCCGCTGTTCTCGGTGAAGAACCTCACCTGGGAGAACCGGCTGCGCGCCGTCGACCTGTCGATCGGCAAGGGCGAGATCGTCGGGCTCGGCGGGCTGGACGGCCAGGGCCAGAAGGAATTGCTGCTCGCCCTGTTCGGCGTTCTGAAGGGCGTCACCGGCGAGGTCACGCTCGACGGCAAGCCGGCCCTGCCGGGTTCGCCGGCCCAGGCCAAGGCGCCGTCGCGGCGCATCGCGCTGATCCCGGAAGACCGCAAGACCGAGGGCCTGATGCTGCCCATGTCGATCGCAGAGAATCTGTGTTCCGCCTCGCTCGACGCGCTTTCGACCGGCCCGTTCATCGACCGGACCAAGGAGGAGATCGCCATCACGGATGCGATCAAGCGGCTGCAGATCAAGATCGGGCATCCGGGTGATGCCGTCGCGACGCTGTCGGGCGGCAACCAGCAGAAGGTCGTCATCGCCAAGTGGCTGATGACCAACCCGCGCGTGATCCTGCTCAACGATCCGACCCGCGGCATCGACGTGGGCACCAAGCAGGAGATCTATGCGCTCCTGCGCCAGCTCGCCGACAAGGGCGCGGCGATCCTGTTCTATTCGACCGACTATGACGAACTGATCGGCTGCTGCGACCGCGTCGCCGTCATGTATGACGGCGCCATCAAGGTCGAACTGGAAGGCGACGGGATCACCGAGCAGGCCCTGATCGCCAGCGCCCTCAACATCGATGCGGGCGCCGCCGCGCGGTCCGGACACGGAGTTCACGGATGA
- a CDS encoding ABC transporter permease, translating to MTAATLKPRRFALAADDKPIVIASAFIVVLLMIGTGYTLATQGTMTLLSPNYLLQQLQIGAFLGVVAAGMMLVILIGHIDLSVAWTLAAAAMMATTVGGAWAIPTGLAVGLTVGVINGLGVAYLRVPSMIFTLGVNAVMRGLMVAHTGGFAPQTAATDLMRFLAAERIAGIPMAIFVWLGVSMVIAIVLKRTVFGRTIYAIGNREAAAYLAGMHTRGVIITAFAACGMLAGLAGVLLAGYSTKAYQGMGDAYVLPAIAAVVIGGTNILGGRGKYLGTVVGVILIVLLNSVLSIMQMPEAGRQIIYGVVIISMLLVYGRNQRVTS from the coding sequence ATGACCGCCGCCACCCTCAAGCCCCGGCGCTTCGCGCTGGCCGCCGACGACAAGCCGATCGTCATCGCGTCGGCCTTCATCGTTGTGCTCCTGATGATCGGCACGGGCTACACGCTGGCGACCCAGGGCACGATGACGCTCCTGTCGCCGAACTATCTCCTGCAGCAGCTGCAGATCGGCGCCTTCCTGGGCGTGGTCGCGGCCGGCATGATGCTGGTCATCCTGATCGGCCATATCGATCTCTCGGTCGCCTGGACGCTGGCCGCCGCCGCCATGATGGCGACCACCGTCGGCGGCGCCTGGGCGATCCCGACCGGCCTCGCCGTCGGCCTGACGGTCGGCGTGATCAACGGCCTCGGCGTCGCCTATCTGCGCGTGCCGTCGATGATCTTTACTCTTGGCGTCAACGCCGTGATGCGCGGTCTGATGGTCGCCCATACCGGTGGCTTCGCGCCGCAGACGGCAGCCACCGACCTGATGCGGTTCCTCGCCGCCGAGCGCATCGCCGGCATCCCGATGGCGATCTTCGTCTGGCTCGGCGTCTCCATGGTGATCGCGATCGTGCTGAAGCGCACGGTGTTCGGCCGCACCATCTACGCCATCGGCAACCGCGAGGCGGCCGCCTATCTGGCCGGCATGCATACCCGCGGGGTGATCATCACCGCCTTTGCGGCCTGCGGCATGCTCGCCGGGCTCGCCGGGGTGCTGCTCGCCGGCTACTCGACCAAGGCCTACCAGGGCATGGGCGACGCCTATGTGCTGCCGGCGATCGCCGCGGTGGTGATCGGCGGCACCAACATCCTCGGCGGCCGCGGCAAGTATCTCGGCACCGTGGTGGGCGTGATCCTGATCGTGCTCCTGAACAGCGTGCTGTCGATCATGCAGATGCCCGAGGCCGGCCGGCAGATCATCTACGGCGTGGTCATCATCTCCATGCTGCTGGTCTACGGGCGCAACCAGCGCGTCACGAGCTAG
- a CDS encoding SUEL-type lectin domain-containing protein translates to MLLRSLATAAAVIFGTHGLVGTASAMGNDPDQNVIRVISATYGASCGVAPGNATRDVAARCNGRLFCDYKVSYKVLGDPAYGCKKDFQVKYQCGRRGTFQGSAPGEAGYGTPVALICN, encoded by the coding sequence ATGTTGCTGCGATCTCTCGCGACGGCTGCGGCCGTCATCTTCGGCACGCACGGCCTCGTCGGGACCGCCTCCGCGATGGGCAACGATCCGGATCAGAATGTGATCCGCGTGATCAGCGCCACCTACGGCGCCTCCTGCGGGGTCGCCCCCGGCAATGCCACGCGCGATGTCGCGGCCCGCTGCAATGGCCGGCTCTTCTGCGACTACAAGGTCTCCTACAAGGTGCTCGGCGACCCCGCCTATGGGTGCAAGAAGGACTTCCAGGTCAAGTACCAGTGCGGACGGCGCGGCACCTTCCAGGGCAGCGCGCCGGGCGAGGCCGGCTACGGCACGCCGGTCGCCCTGATCTGCAACTGA